A genomic stretch from Armatimonadota bacterium includes:
- the ruvB gene encoding Holliday junction branch migration DNA helicase RuvB, with protein sequence MSQITADEQFIRSLRPRTLDECIGQPKVIEGLRISIRAARERGEALDHVLLHGPPGLGKTTLANVIAQEMGANIVTTSGPALERGGDLMGILTNLQPNDVLFIDEIHRLSRAVEEFLYPAMEDFCVNFVIEKGTHARTLRYQLRPFTLVGATTRAGLLSSPLRERFGIFHHLDFFSVEELVRVVRRSASILEISITEEGASAIAARARGTPRIANRLLRRVRDYAQVRGDGRITAAIAAEALEFEGVDGRGLDALDRNLLRTIATVYGGGPVGLEAVAATLNEEAQTIEEVVEPYLLKIGFLTRTPAGRRITAAACEHLGLTLPDRGGRAQNTLF encoded by the coding sequence GTGAGCCAGATCACCGCGGACGAGCAGTTCATCCGCAGCCTGCGGCCGCGCACGCTCGACGAGTGCATCGGCCAGCCCAAGGTCATCGAGGGGCTGCGCATCAGCATCCGGGCCGCCCGGGAGCGGGGGGAAGCCCTGGACCACGTCCTGCTCCACGGACCGCCGGGACTGGGCAAGACCACGCTGGCCAACGTCATCGCCCAGGAGATGGGCGCGAACATCGTCACCACCTCGGGCCCGGCGCTGGAGCGGGGCGGGGACCTGATGGGGATCCTCACCAACCTCCAGCCCAACGACGTCCTGTTCATCGACGAGATCCACCGCCTCTCCCGGGCCGTGGAGGAGTTCCTGTACCCGGCCATGGAGGACTTCTGCGTCAACTTCGTCATCGAGAAGGGTACCCACGCCCGTACGCTGCGCTACCAGCTGCGCCCCTTCACCCTGGTGGGGGCCACGACCAGGGCCGGGCTGCTCTCCAGCCCCCTGCGCGAGCGGTTCGGGATCTTCCACCACCTGGACTTCTTCTCGGTGGAGGAGCTGGTCCGGGTGGTCCGCCGCTCGGCGTCCATCCTGGAGATTTCCATCACGGAGGAAGGCGCCTCCGCCATCGCCGCCCGCGCCCGCGGCACCCCGCGCATCGCCAACCGCCTGCTGCGCCGGGTGCGGGACTACGCCCAGGTCCGCGGCGACGGCCGCATCACCGCAGCGATCGCCGCGGAGGCGCTGGAGTTCGAGGGGGTGGACGGCCGCGGACTCGACGCGCTGGACCGGAACCTGCTGCGGACCATCGCCACGGTCTACGGCGGCGGGCCGGTGGGCCTGGAAGCGGTGGCGGCGACGCTCAACGAGGAGGCGCAGACCATCGAGGAGGTCGTGGAGCCGTATTTGCTGAAGATCGGGTTCCTCACCCGCACACCGGCCGGCCGGCGGATCACGGCGGCGGCCTGCGAACACCTGGGGCTGACGCTGCCGGACCGCGGCGGGCGGGCCCAGAATACCCTGTTCTGA
- a CDS encoding DUF2905 domain-containing protein, with protein sequence MSDLGRMLIIFGLVLVIVGALLTFAGRLPRLPGDILIRRDTVTIYIPIATSIILSIILTVVLSLFFRR encoded by the coding sequence ATGAGCGATCTGGGGCGGATGCTCATCATCTTCGGCCTGGTGCTCGTCATCGTGGGGGCGCTGCTCACCTTTGCCGGCCGCCTCCCGCGCCTCCCGGGGGACATCCTCATCCGCCGGGACACGGTGACGATCTACATCCCGATTGCGACCAGCATCATTCTCAGCATTATCCTGACCGTCGTCCTGAGCCTCTTCTTCCGAAGATAG